In Papaver somniferum cultivar HN1 chromosome 1, ASM357369v1, whole genome shotgun sequence, a genomic segment contains:
- the LOC113302130 gene encoding uncharacterized protein LOC113302130: MFMITNMRGTAENQMCSSSSSSCTCSFLSMSFFKHSQLYYVAIVVLFLAFTCFSRASILSILFSFSAFILSSHLLFNFTKKKPSNTISTTQENVLEFEEVYLEPNKRAAQVGGGQIHDYLLNKSCDTSSETESGDLSSSSNDSDVDWAFRHYVGQTAMYSDDSISDDESLIEIELPGGHYMGAKEEPNFNEEPQFSFGVIDEPVFKFGAKGETKFSKYQSNVPELFQESIFNQEDLMELFADINEMNEEENLIEIDISMGSIKCSRLEIAARNECPISFI, from the coding sequence ATGTTTATGATTACTAATATGAGAGGAACAGCTGAAAATCAAATGTgctcatcttcatcttctagttgtacttgttctttcttatccaTGAGTTTCTTTAAACATAGCCAACTCTATTATGTTGCAATAGTTGTTTTATTTCTAGCCTTTACATGCTTTTCAAGAGCTTCAATATTAtctattctcttttctttttctgcattcaTTTTATCTTCTCATCTTCTGTTCAATTTCACAAAGAAAAAACCTAGTAATACAATCAGCACTACACAAGAAAACGTATTAGAATTCGAGGAGGTTTACTTGGAACCAAATAAGAGAGCAGCTCAAGTTGGAGGAGGTCAGATTCATGATTATTTATTAAATAAATCTTGTGATACATCGTCGGAAACGGAAAGCGGCGATCTTTCATCGAGCAGTAACGATTCCGATGTTGATTGGGCGTTCCGGCATTATGTGGGTCAGACTGCGATGTATTCCGACGATTCTATTTCAGACGACGAAAGCCTCATCGAAATCGAACTACCTGGTGGTCACTACATGGGTGCAAAAGAGGAACCAAATTTTAATGAAGAGCCGCAATTCAGTTTTGGAGTTATAGACGAACCGGTTTTCAAATTTGGCGCTAAAGGAGAAACCAAATTTAGCAAGTACCAGAGCAATGTACCTGAATTATTTCAAGAATCAATCTTTAATCAAGAAGATCTTATGGAGCTATTTGCAGATATTAATGAGATGAATGAAGAGGAAaatttgattgagattgatatatctATGGGTTCCATCAAGTGTTCGAGGTTAGAGATTGCAGCTAGAAATGAATGTCCAATTTCTTTTATTTAA
- the LOC113302138 gene encoding uncharacterized protein LOC113302138: MNSFLVMLSLFLLSVQYSAVSGQENPLFVTSNHLEMVQLAGYGHDKLSSVLVSGTVLCRACLPGEADEDRSWPIADAAVAVTCKTGGKRKKHCEAKGVSDEYGEFIIDLPSELHAHPNLDKVCTVRVTSLPKNTPCSHHHFLLRKPKAIRLASVGNSIRMYTAGTMTFKQPSKPWRVCLKRRGKTNAKSSWRGFR; this comes from the exons ATGAACTCCTTCCTAGTCATGCTTTCCTTGTTCTTATTGTCTGTTCAATACTCAGCTGTTTCCGGACAAGAGAACCCATTGTTTGTAACGTCTAACCACTTAGAAATGGTGCAATTAGCAGGATACGGGCACGACAAACTCTCGTCTGTTTTAGTAAGTGGTACGGTTCTTTGTAGAGCTTGTTTGCCAGGTGAAGCGGATGAAGATCGTTCATGGCCTATCGCAG ATGCAGCGGTAGCTGTTACATGCAAAACTGGTGGCAAGAGGAAGAAACACTGCGAGGCAAAAGGGGTCTCAGATGAGTATGGAGAGTTCATCATCGATCTTCCTTCAGAACTGCACGCTCATCCAAACTTAGACAAAGTTTGCACTGTTCGGGTTACGAGTCTGCCCAAGAACACACCCTGCAGTCATCACCATTTTCTTCTAAGAAAGCCAAAAGCAATAAGATTAGCATCAGTCGGCAACAGCATCCGCATGTATACTGCTGGAACCATGACGTTCAAGCAACCATCAAAACCATGgcgagtgtgcttaaagagacgTGGAAAAACAAATGCAAAATCTTCATGGAGAGGTTTCAGATAG
- the LOC113351273 gene encoding uncharacterized protein LOC113351273: protein MRGNITYQHVPKWQILIVQTPTDDDVYRDIIFEPKENGYSIIKEIHPCYMPMQFPILFPRGEDDYNVDTAYRNVNMGKDGVLRKRQQLTMREYYAFRLHRRLVEGQTLFNGGRLFQQYCVDAYACIEECRLKWVRKNQEKIRAYLHCGLKDSLLKGDSSIIKGKIIVMPSSFTGGPRYMMQYYQDAIAIFRRIGVPDLFIIFTCNPKWKEITMALTPGQRPEDRPNIVARVFKLKLKHLMEVLRTKKHFGKVKGAIYTIEFRKRGLPHAHILLFLEKKDKPETPSDVNRIVTAEIPDKEKDPDGYQAVVNYMLHGPCGVLKEGSPCMKDKMCSKQYPKEFSRDTNVDKYGYPVYRRRDNGRTVVKDDIELDNTWVVPHNRDLIVQFDAHINVEVCNSRGALLKYLFKYINKGKDRVTVVIEKDPERSEDSGEEEVLIDEINNYLDCRYISGAEGCWRIFDFDIQYRDPSVERLRYHLEGEHQVIFCDTDELEDVLDIPSAKCTKFLEWFEANKRYPEARDITYADFPSEFVWDKTIK, encoded by the exons ATGCGAGGAAATATAACTTACCAACATGTTCCGAAGTGGCAAATTTTAATAGTCCAGACTCCTACAGATGATGATGTGTACAGGGATATCATATTTGAACCTAAGGAAAATGGTTATTCTATAATCAAGGAGATACACCCATGCTATATGCCTATGCAGTTTCCTATTTTATTCCCTCGGGGTGAGGATGATTATAACGTTGATACTGCATACCGTAACGTAAATATGGGAAAAGATGGTGTACTCAGAAAGCGGCAACAACTTACTATGAGAGAGTATTATGCATTTAGGCTACATCGGAGACTCGTAGAGGGACAAACTTTGTTCAACGGTGGTCGTCTGTTCCAGCAATATTGTGTTGACGCGTATGCATGTATTGAAGAATGTCGACTTAAATGGGTCAGGAAGAACCAAGAAAAAATAAGAGCTTATTTACACTGTGGATTGAAAGATTCACTGCTAAAGGGAGATTCATCTATCATAAAAGGGAAGATAATTGTGATGCCATCATCATTTACCGGCGGACCAAGGTATATGATGCAGTACTATCAAGATGCCATTGCAATTTTTCGACGTATTGGTGTTCCAGATCTGTTTATAATATTCACTTGCAATCCCAAATGGAAGGAAATTACAATGGCTCTAACACCAGGTCAGCGACCAGAGGATCGACCAAATATTGTTGCGAGGGTATTTAAGCTAAAACTAAAGCATCTGATGGAGGTTCTACGTACAAAAAAACATTTTGGGAAAGTGAAAGGAG CCATTTACACTATTGAATTTCGGAAAAGGGGGTTGCCGCATGCCCATATACTATTATTTCTGGAAAAGAAGGATAAACCAGAAACTCCGTCCGATGTAAACAGAATTGTCACCGCTGAAATACCTGACAAGGAGAAGGATCCTGATGGTTACCAAGCTGTTGTGAACTACATGTTGCATGGACCATGTGGAGTATTAAAAGAGGGTTCACCATGCATGAAAGACAAAATGTGTTCAAAACAATACCCAAAAGAGTTCAGTCGCGATACTAACGTTGACAAATATGGGTATCCAGTTTACAGAAGACGCGATAACGGTAGGACTGTAGTTAAGGATGATATCGAGTTGGATAATACATGGGTGGTGCCTCACAACAGAGACTTGATCGTGCAGTTTGATGCACACATAAATGTGGAGGTGTGTAATTCAAGAGGGGCATTACTTAAGTACTTATTCAAGTACATTAACAAGGGTAAAGATCGGGTGACAGTTGTAATCGAGAAAGATCCAGAACGCAGCGAAGATTCCGGGGAAGAAGAGGTATTGATTGACGAAATCAATAACTACTTGGATTGTCGTTATATATCTGGAGCAGAAGGGTGTTGGAGGATTTTTGATTTCGACATTCAGTACCGTGATCCATCCGTTGAGCGTCTTCGTTACCATTTGGAAGGTGAACACCAAGTAATATTTTGTGATACAGATGAATTAGAAGATGTCTTAGACATCCCAAGTGCGAAATGCACAAAATTTTTGGAATGGTTTGAAGCAAATAAGAGGTATCCGGAGGCAAGGGATATAACTTATGCAGATTTTCCATCTGAATTTGTTTGGGACAAAACTATTAAATAA
- the LOC113351282 gene encoding uncharacterized protein LOC113351282, which yields MVIWDEALMIHRHAFEAQERTVKDLMNESKDKTKEKVFGGKTLLFGGDFRQILPVIRGGSRENIVDASISRSRLWKHFHVFELSENMRLLNGNCNSAEKQSISEFSKWILDLGDGKLPSKEIEGEDDEPTWIKIPDDLLIESGENPIETIVQAIYPGLLDKIENQDYLRKRCILTPKNDTVDQINDYVVSMFPGKEHVFLSSDSICPQSYDFENAELLYNQEYLNSQKLSVVPNHVLRLKLNVPVMLTRNINPSAGL from the coding sequence ATGGTAATCTGGGATGAAGCACTGATGATTCACAGACATGCTTTTGAAGCTCAAGAACGAACGGTGAAAGATCTCATGAATGAGAGCAAGGACAAGACAAAGGAAAAAGTGTTTGGCGGAAAAACTCTTCTGTTTGGAGGAGACTTTAGACAGATATTACCGGTAATTCGTGGTGGAAGCCGAGAAAATATTGTCGATGCTTCTATTAGTAGGTCAAGGTTATGGAAACATTTCCATGTATTTGAGTTGTCTGAGAACATGCGGTTGTTGAATGGAAATTGTAATTCTGCTGAAAAACAATCAATATCCGAATTCAGCAAGTGGATTTTGGATCTTGGGGATGGAAAACTACCATCAAAAGAAATAGAGGGTGAAGACGATGAGCCAACTTGGATTAAGATACCCGATGACCTGTTGATTGAGAGTGGTGAAAATCCCATCGAAACTATAGTTCAGGCCATTTATCCTGGACTGCTTGATAAAATTGAGAATCAAGATTATCTAAGGAAGAGGTGCATCTTAACCCCGAAGAATGACACTGTTGACCAAATAAATGACTACGTGGTTTCCATGTTTCCAGGTAAAGAGCACGTCTTTCTAAGTTCTGATTCAATTTGTCCACAGTCGTACGATTTTGAAAATGCAGAGTTGTTATACAACCAGGAATATCTGAATAGTCAGAAACTATCAGTAGTACCTAATCATGTGCTTCGATTGAAGCTTAATGTACCAGTAATGCTTACAAGAAATATAAATCCAAGTGCGGGGCTTTGA